A window of the Bacillota bacterium genome harbors these coding sequences:
- the pstB gene encoding phosphate ABC transporter ATP-binding protein PstB, translating into MAAEELYAWYGTTQALRSVTLPIRSRAVTAIIGPSGCGKSTLIRCFNRLHEVVPGARVSGRVLLNGQNIYDPRVDPVEVRRRVGMVFQKPNPFPTMSIFDNVASGLKLMGVRDRRVLAEVVERSLRMAALWDEVKDRLDDSATNLSGGQQQRLCVARALAVEPEVLLMDEATSALDPISAGKVEELITELRRTYTIVIVTHNMQQAARVSDYTAFMLLGELVEYGPTEAIFTNPTDERTEAYVTGRFG; encoded by the coding sequence CCGGGCGGTAACGGCCATTATCGGCCCGTCCGGCTGCGGCAAGTCGACGCTGATCCGCTGCTTCAACCGCCTGCACGAGGTGGTGCCGGGCGCCCGGGTTTCCGGGAGGGTGCTCCTCAACGGCCAGAACATCTACGACCCCCGGGTGGACCCTGTGGAGGTGCGCCGCCGGGTGGGCATGGTGTTTCAGAAGCCCAACCCCTTCCCGACCATGTCCATCTTCGATAACGTGGCGTCCGGCCTCAAGCTGATGGGGGTGCGGGACCGCCGGGTGCTCGCTGAGGTGGTGGAACGCAGCCTGCGGATGGCGGCGCTTTGGGACGAGGTGAAGGACCGGCTGGACGATAGCGCCACAAACCTCTCCGGGGGCCAGCAGCAGCGGCTGTGCGTCGCGAGGGCCCTGGCCGTCGAGCCCGAGGTGCTGCTGATGGACGAGGCGACGTCGGCGCTCGACCCCATCTCGGCGGGCAAGGTGGAAGAGTTGATCACCGAACTTCGGCGAACTTACACCATCGTCATCGTCACGCACAACATGCAGCAGGCGGCCCGGGTCAGCGACTACACGGCCTTCATGCTGCTCGGGGAACTGGTGGAGTACGGCCCGACGGAGGCGATCTTCACCAACCCCACCGACGAGCGAACGGAGGCGTACGTGACGGGTCGCTTCGGGTGA